The Intestinibacillus sp. Marseille-P6563 genome includes a window with the following:
- a CDS encoding phospholipase D family protein, protein MENLSLFDVPEEEQIHVQPTATLDVVKMEFASAQTLSWQELFSGFDTLHAITYSSGIDFVYQLIGLFEQAEILFGCDEVISYSLQEVMAYQCKMVERLRDTASKRKLDLVSRIENGTLHFYVARSALSHEKIYLLSNRDGRKRVVMGSANMSRAAFGGYQRENICYVDGDAAYDWYWACYCQLREDCTDQIAKETLLCADDGEHLEELPIARTIKVKKALVLQPTEEAKEEVRFVLDVKNLAGKFAPSVPKPDKKGKLMLSPEKVKSIRRQVVATQTKEKELQSEYPQLEIFPDEMLVRLNGNDLDLDPPKAEVEKDAALFLKYMDGYEKFHGDVTGMQRRYYEFANWFFCSPFMACMRDMAVHYNQNLLPYPVFGLVYGQSKAGKTSFLETLLKMMIGQKTKIAAPDFTRSSIEGLKRTVKGAPIIVDDLTNTRFNQHAIETIKNDDFGVADGLVHYPAVVISANEDVKAVAPEVIRRTVICRVQAGLTNTEVMRSSVVRTVQREVGTALYREYLRRMMERVPTLLEEMKSDESESAPDILAVSSQVLTEIFQAFSDAPLPAYIRLLTLEDYFSEKVTGSYAIKTIRNVWNTSRSSFEISERNNEIRYNAGTTYEAGYILKELPETLEAHRSREWVVMNLKEARTFFGIPFKKSWLDRFQKR, encoded by the coding sequence GTGGAAAACTTATCGCTATTTGATGTTCCGGAAGAAGAACAGATTCATGTGCAGCCTACTGCAACTCTGGACGTCGTTAAAATGGAGTTTGCGAGCGCACAAACGCTTTCTTGGCAGGAATTATTTTCTGGATTTGATACGTTGCATGCCATCACATATTCGTCTGGCATTGATTTCGTTTATCAGCTTATTGGTCTTTTTGAGCAGGCGGAAATCCTGTTTGGTTGTGATGAGGTCATCTCCTACTCTTTGCAAGAGGTCATGGCGTATCAGTGCAAGATGGTGGAGCGGTTACGCGATACGGCCAGCAAGCGGAAACTGGATTTGGTTTCTCGCATCGAAAATGGTACCCTGCATTTTTATGTGGCGCGCAGCGCGTTATCGCACGAAAAGATTTATCTTTTGTCCAATCGGGACGGACGCAAACGGGTTGTGATGGGTTCGGCCAATATGTCCCGCGCTGCCTTCGGTGGATACCAGCGGGAGAATATCTGCTATGTGGACGGCGATGCCGCCTATGACTGGTATTGGGCGTGTTACTGCCAGCTGCGGGAGGACTGTACCGATCAAATTGCAAAGGAAACGCTGCTCTGCGCCGATGATGGGGAGCATCTGGAAGAGTTGCCGATTGCAAGAACCATAAAAGTGAAAAAGGCACTTGTTTTGCAGCCAACGGAAGAAGCAAAAGAAGAAGTTCGGTTTGTTTTAGATGTAAAGAATCTGGCAGGGAAATTTGCGCCCTCGGTGCCCAAACCGGACAAAAAGGGGAAGTTGATGCTTTCGCCGGAAAAGGTCAAGTCCATCCGTCGTCAGGTAGTGGCAACGCAGACCAAGGAGAAAGAACTGCAAAGTGAATATCCGCAGCTTGAAATCTTTCCGGATGAGATGCTGGTGCGGCTCAATGGAAACGACTTGGACTTAGATCCTCCGAAAGCAGAAGTTGAGAAAGATGCTGCTTTGTTTTTAAAATATATGGATGGCTATGAGAAATTCCATGGCGATGTAACCGGGATGCAGCGGCGGTACTATGAATTTGCCAATTGGTTCTTTTGTTCCCCGTTTATGGCGTGTATGCGCGACATGGCGGTGCATTATAATCAGAACCTATTGCCGTATCCGGTATTTGGTCTGGTATATGGGCAGAGTAAGGCAGGCAAAACCAGTTTCCTCGAAACCCTTTTGAAGATGATGATCGGGCAAAAGACCAAGATTGCGGCACCTGATTTCACGCGTTCCAGTATTGAAGGTCTCAAGCGCACGGTCAAAGGCGCGCCGATCATTGTGGATGATCTGACCAATACCCGTTTCAATCAACATGCGATTGAGACGATTAAAAATGATGACTTCGGTGTGGCGGATGGCCTTGTGCACTATCCGGCAGTGGTTATCAGCGCGAATGAGGATGTAAAAGCAGTTGCGCCGGAGGTGATCCGTCGTACCGTGATCTGTCGGGTGCAGGCCGGTTTGACCAACACGGAAGTCATGCGCAGCAGCGTTGTGCGTACGGTGCAGCGCGAGGTGGGAACCGCTTTATACCGGGAGTATCTGCGGCGCATGATGGAACGGGTGCCTACTTTGTTGGAAGAAATGAAAAGTGATGAATCCGAAAGTGCGCCGGATATTCTGGCAGTATCCTCGCAGGTACTGACCGAAATTTTTCAGGCGTTTTCAGATGCACCTCTTCCGGCATACATACGCCTGCTGACACTGGAGGACTATTTCAGCGAAAAAGTGACCGGTAGCTACGCCATCAAAACCATTCGGAATGTCTGGAACACTAGCCGGTCATCCTTCGAAATTTCTGAGCGAAATAATGAGATCCGGTATAACGCCGGTACTACTTATGAGGCAGGTTATATTCTCAAAGAACTTCCCGAAACACTGGAAGCACATCGATCTAGAGAGTGGGTTGTCATGAATTTGAAAGAAGCACGAACATTTTTTGGCATTCCGTTCAAAAAATCTTGGTTGGATCGGTTTCAGAAGCGGTGA
- a CDS encoding endonuclease NucS domain-containing protein: MKYEAILSWFVTEFRKLSKQMGKSVSLKHSLIKTISFFGSTSQAIWSLDDRVELLPAELISEKELEDLLAEHIEILNPDWLLIGQQVRTVVGKYIDLLCMDHDGDLIVVELKKDLTPREVTAQAEPLPVKRTVKKYKVFPASSL; the protein is encoded by the coding sequence GTGAAATATGAAGCAATATTAAGCTGGTTCGTGACCGAATTCCGGAAATTATCAAAGCAGATGGGAAAATCTGTGTCTCTGAAACACTCGCTAATAAAGACCATATCATTCTTTGGATCAACTTCTCAAGCAATATGGTCTTTGGATGATCGGGTTGAGCTGCTGCCGGCAGAGTTAATCAGTGAAAAAGAGTTGGAAGACTTACTCGCAGAGCATATAGAAATTTTAAATCCGGATTGGCTATTAATCGGCCAGCAGGTACGCACAGTTGTGGGGAAATATATTGATTTGCTCTGTATGGATCACGATGGAGACTTGATTGTCGTGGAATTGAAAAAAGATCTGACTCCAAGAGAGGTTACGGCGCAGGCTGAACCGCTACCCGTCAAGAGGACAGTGAAAAAATATAAAGTTTTCCCGGCCAGCAGCCTGTAG